The following coding sequences are from one Musa acuminata AAA Group cultivar baxijiao chromosome BXJ2-4, Cavendish_Baxijiao_AAA, whole genome shotgun sequence window:
- the LOC103981810 gene encoding small ribosomal subunit protein uS12-like: MGKTRGMGAGRKLKTHRRRQRWADKAYKKSHLGNEWKKPFAGSSHAKGIVLEKIKDVSKLSSLTLLSESALESS, encoded by the exons ATGGG GAAGACCCGTGGTATGGGAGCTGGGCGCAAGCTCAAAACTCACAGGAGGAGGCAGAGATGGGCAGACAAGGCATACAAGAAAAGTCATCTCGGCAATGAGTGGAAGAAACCCTTTGCTGGTTCCTCACATGCCAAGGGTATTGTCCTTGAGAAGAT AAAAGACGTATCGAAGCTAAGCAGCCTAACTCTGCTATCCGAAAGTGCGCTAGAGTCCAGCTGA